The Pocillopora verrucosa isolate sample1 chromosome 2, ASM3666991v2, whole genome shotgun sequence genome has a segment encoding these proteins:
- the LOC131786661 gene encoding isoaspartyl peptidase/L-asparaginase-like: protein MEPCIIIHGGCRPIPEDFKEPYKQGVQLAARKGYAVLLEGGSAVDAVEAAVRNMEDNPLFNAGRGCALTEENTAELDALIMDGHSLAAGAVACVQAIANPVSLARRVMEDTPHCLLAGEGALKFAKKIGFPVVEDPLVLVTAESHERSVDAANYVGTVEDFISGNSKQTDSTGSSQGFDTVGAVALDSQGQLACATSTGGLPMKMPGRVGDSPLVGCGGYANTVAASSTTGHGESLMKTVLAWEVVRNVEDGLETKQACEKSINKMANSVKGVGGVIALNNHGEFGLAFSSKHMTWAFVSRHVIKFGQELGEEQEIPM, encoded by the exons aTGGAGCCGTGTATTATCATCCATGGTGGCTGTAGGCCTATCCCTGAGGATTTCAAAGAACCTTACAAACAGGGTGTTCAACTTGCAGCTAGAAAAGGATATGCGGTGCTTCTTGAG GGTGGAAGTGCAGTAGATGCTGTTGAAGCAGCTGTCAGAAATATGGAAGACAACCCTCTTTTCAATGCTGGACGTGGATGTGCACTCACAGAGGAAAACACGGCCGAGCTTGATGCACTTATAATGGATGGACACAGTTTGGCAGCTG GAGCAGTTGCTTGTGTTCAAGCCATAGCCAACCCTGTCTCTCTTGCACGACGTGTTATGGAGGATACTCCTCATTGCTTGCTAGCTGGGGAAGGAGCTTTAAAGTTTGCTAAGAAGATTGGATTTCCTGTTGTTGAGGATCCATTAGTGCTCGTCACAGCTGAATCACATGAACGCTCAGTTGATGCAGCAAATTATGTGGGAACAGTTGAAGATTTTATTTCTGggaattcaaaacaaacagatagTACTGGAAGTTCACAGGGATTTGACACTGTAGGTGCAGTTGCATTAGATTCTCAGGGACAACTTGCATGTGCAACTTCAACAG GTGGATTGCCAATGAAAATGCCAGGGAGAGTTGGTGACAGCCCATTAGTTGGATGTGGAGGATATGCCAATACAGTGGCTGCATCGTCTACCACTGGTCATGGAGAATCGTTGATGAAAACTGTTCTGGCTTGGGAGGTGGTCCGAAATGTGGAAGATGGCTTAGAAACCAAGCAAGCCTGTGaaaaatcaattaataaaaTGGCCAATTCAGTTAAAGGTGTAGGTGGTGTTATAGCACTAAATAATCATGGAGAGTTTGGACTAGCTTTTTCCTCCAAGCATATGACTTGGGCATTTGTTAGCAGACATGTTATTAAATTTGGACAGGAGCTGGGTGAAGAACAAGAGATTCCAATGTAA